In Chryseobacterium oranimense, a single window of DNA contains:
- a CDS encoding branched-chain amino acid aminotransferase: MIIQKTENSRLPDFDPNNFSFGNTFIDHMVICEYENGKWGDVKLVPYGPIPFTPAMMGVNYGQACFEGMKAYKDKDGQVFLFRPEKNFERINKSAKRLAMPEVTEEMFLDGLKALVDIDRNWIPQGEGMSLYIRPLIFATEEALKARVANKYMFAIVATPAKSYYSEPVSVKISDHYSRAANGGVGSAKAAGNYAASFYPTQLAIEEGYEQIIWTDDATHEYFEESGTMNVFVRINDTIYTPPTSEKILDGVTRDSFIQLAKKRGIEVKIEPVAVKTVVEAQKNGTLKEVWGVGTAVVTTVFQALGYQGEKLELPKLSDEESFAAILKKDLTDLQNNLSEDPFGWRVVVEKDVLETV, from the coding sequence ATGATAATTCAAAAAACCGAGAACTCCAGACTTCCGGACTTCGATCCGAACAATTTTTCATTTGGAAATACTTTTATCGACCATATGGTGATATGTGAGTATGAGAATGGAAAGTGGGGTGATGTAAAATTGGTTCCTTACGGCCCAATACCATTTACGCCAGCTATGATGGGTGTAAACTATGGACAAGCTTGTTTTGAAGGCATGAAAGCTTATAAAGACAAAGACGGGCAGGTTTTCCTTTTCAGGCCGGAAAAGAATTTTGAACGTATCAACAAATCAGCGAAACGTCTGGCTATGCCGGAAGTAACTGAAGAAATGTTTTTGGACGGATTAAAGGCATTAGTGGATATCGACAGAAACTGGATACCGCAGGGAGAGGGAATGTCATTATATATCAGACCATTGATTTTTGCTACAGAGGAAGCTCTGAAGGCAAGAGTTGCCAATAAATATATGTTTGCCATCGTTGCAACACCAGCAAAAAGCTACTATTCAGAACCTGTTTCTGTAAAAATTTCAGACCATTACTCAAGAGCAGCTAACGGAGGAGTAGGTTCTGCTAAGGCAGCAGGTAACTATGCCGCTTCTTTCTATCCTACACAGCTTGCTATCGAAGAAGGGTATGAGCAAATTATCTGGACGGATGATGCTACTCACGAATATTTTGAAGAAAGCGGAACAATGAATGTATTTGTAAGAATTAACGATACAATCTATACACCGCCTACTTCTGAAAAAATCCTTGACGGGGTAACAAGAGACAGCTTCATTCAGCTTGCTAAAAAGAGAGGTATTGAAGTAAAAATAGAGCCTGTAGCAGTAAAAACTGTTGTAGAAGCTCAAAAGAACGGAACCCTGAAAGAAGTTTGGGGAGTAGGTACAGCTGTTGTAACTACCGTATTCCAGGCTTTAGGATATCAGGGCGAGAAGCTTGAACTTCCAAAATTATCAGATGAGGAAAGCTTTGCAGCAATCCTTAAAAAAGACCTTACAGACCTTCAGAACAACCTTAGCGAAGATCCTTTCGGATGGAGGGTTGTGGTTGAAAAAGACGTTCTGGAAACTGTTTAA
- a CDS encoding FKBP-type peptidyl-prolyl cis-trans isomerase encodes MKKLLFISAITLLSCNRKAPTAHPPVGGVLSQKDLDVSRDRMRNLNTLERGQIQNWISGQPVKYYPTQLNYWVTVEGFDKRERRADNTPISYSYDLYDFDETKIYDKPFERRDARFGHFDELKAVENALRFMHDGEEVTLLVPSSLAYGTFGDEKNIDNDIPLIIKLKAL; translated from the coding sequence ATGAAAAAATTACTCTTCATATCAGCAATAACCCTCTTAAGCTGCAACAGGAAAGCTCCTACGGCACATCCTCCTGTAGGCGGAGTGTTGAGTCAGAAAGATCTGGATGTTTCCAGGGATAGGATGAGAAATCTGAATACTTTAGAGCGCGGGCAGATTCAGAACTGGATCAGCGGTCAGCCTGTAAAGTATTATCCTACACAGCTTAATTACTGGGTAACTGTTGAAGGTTTTGATAAGAGAGAAAGAAGGGCGGATAACACCCCGATTTCTTATTCTTATGACCTGTATGATTTTGATGAAACCAAGATCTACGACAAGCCTTTTGAAAGAAGAGATGCCAGATTCGGGCATTTTGATGAACTGAAAGCGGTAGAGAATGCTTTGCGTTTTATGCATGATGGAGAGGAAGTAACGCTTTTGGTCCCTTCTTCACTGGCCTACGGAACCTTTGGAGATGAAAAGAATATAGACAACGATATCCCACTAATCATAAAATTAAAAGCGCTATAA
- a CDS encoding M28 family peptidase: MKKIFIILPLFLSGFLFSQKKPQKKPVKKTTVAKFNYHDEFRRISDEVMTNGTAYENLGELTKGIGPRFSATPGYMKAVEWTEKKLKSIGIDMIWRMEAKAPVWIRGRESLQIKAGNGDWTNIRMLSFGNSEGTGGKDLTGEIVLINSTSELNAMSIKQLKDKIVFVNLPLDPKIINTSDSYLIAAKSKLISASVIAKTGAKALIIRSLTTAMDDTPHAKMVYYEPDDKIRIPALSIGVKSADELEKLLKSQKVTARLNMNAQSKGDTTNPNIIAEIQGKKDSKVIVLGAQLDSWDFGEGAIDDGTGVAQCIEVLRAFKALGIENNHTIRIVLYANSENGGQGREMYAAYVKKKDEKHVFALGTDAGGYSPRGFSLDMPPQRRRQIFEWKNYFLPYGIYDFDQTEAIQDISPLKKLDIPLAELVVDTQRYFDYHHSEQDTFDKVNKRELLLGAVAMTQLIFMIDKNW; encoded by the coding sequence ATGAAAAAAATCTTCATTATACTTCCACTCTTTTTGAGTGGATTTTTATTTTCTCAAAAAAAGCCACAGAAAAAACCGGTAAAAAAAACTACCGTGGCTAAGTTCAACTACCATGATGAATTCAGAAGAATTTCAGACGAAGTGATGACCAATGGTACCGCCTATGAAAATCTTGGTGAACTTACCAAAGGAATCGGGCCCCGTTTCAGTGCAACTCCCGGGTATATGAAAGCGGTCGAATGGACTGAAAAAAAACTCAAATCCATCGGCATTGATATGATCTGGCGAATGGAAGCCAAAGCCCCGGTATGGATAAGAGGAAGAGAATCTTTGCAGATAAAAGCCGGGAATGGGGATTGGACAAATATCAGAATGCTGTCTTTCGGGAATTCCGAAGGAACTGGCGGAAAAGACCTTACAGGTGAAATTGTTTTAATCAATTCAACTTCTGAGCTTAACGCCATGTCCATTAAACAATTGAAAGATAAAATTGTTTTCGTAAATCTTCCTTTGGATCCGAAAATCATTAATACAAGTGATTCTTATTTAATTGCCGCAAAATCTAAATTAATTTCTGCTTCCGTAATTGCTAAAACAGGAGCAAAAGCTTTAATTATAAGGTCTTTAACAACAGCTATGGACGATACACCCCACGCTAAAATGGTGTATTACGAACCCGATGACAAAATAAGAATTCCTGCTTTATCCATTGGAGTAAAATCCGCTGATGAATTGGAAAAATTATTAAAAAGTCAGAAAGTTACCGCCAGGCTAAATATGAATGCACAATCAAAAGGTGACACTACCAATCCGAATATTATTGCTGAAATTCAGGGTAAAAAAGATTCCAAAGTCATTGTTTTGGGAGCTCAGTTAGACTCGTGGGATTTCGGTGAAGGAGCTATTGATGACGGAACCGGTGTTGCACAATGCATTGAAGTTTTAAGAGCATTCAAAGCTCTTGGCATTGAAAATAATCATACAATAAGGATTGTTTTGTATGCGAACAGCGAAAACGGGGGGCAAGGACGCGAAATGTATGCAGCCTACGTAAAAAAGAAAGATGAAAAGCATGTTTTTGCTTTAGGAACAGATGCAGGGGGATATTCCCCGAGAGGATTTTCATTAGATATGCCGCCACAAAGACGAAGACAGATCTTCGAATGGAAAAATTATTTTCTTCCTTATGGTATTTACGATTTCGACCAGACTGAAGCTATTCAGGATATTTCTCCGCTGAAAAAGCTGGACATTCCCTTAGCTGAACTGGTGGTAGATACACAAAGATACTTCGATTACCACCATTCCGAACAGGATACTTTTGATAAAGTGAACAAAAGAGAGCTTCTTTTAGGAGCAGTTGCTATGACACAACTTATTTTCATGATCGATAAAAACTGGTAA
- a CDS encoding M20/M25/M40 family metallo-hydrolase, with amino-acid sequence MKKTITLSLVMLSMAVFGQTKEDSIQFSRISTEILNNGKAYNELKDLTKNIGNRLSGTEAYEKSVKWAEQKLREAGADKVWLQEVMIPVWVRGKESLQIKTADGQWKKLKMLSLGNSEGTGGKDVSGEIIMVRSLEEYDTLPADQVKDKIVFFNYPFNQSHVQTFIAYREAGAYRRSAANLTAQKGGKFAIIRSLSSAFDDVPHTGNMRYDDNVSKVPAVTIGNTTADELEALIKNKKITAKLNSSCGMKGEKLSHSVIGEITGKKDQSVIVVGGHLDSWDVGEGAHDDGAGIVQSIEVLRTFKKLGIKNNHTIRAVCFANEENGTKGGKQHGKTVKESNEKHLFAIETDAGGFSPRGISLEMDDKNRNQIKSWVNLFLPYGVYNFEGKYSGSDIAPLHEMGVPTAELVPDPQRYFDIHHTEEDTFEKVNRRELLLGAAVMTQLIYMIDKNW; translated from the coding sequence ATGAAAAAGACTATCACCCTTTCACTTGTAATGTTATCCATGGCTGTTTTCGGACAGACTAAAGAAGATTCAATACAGTTCAGCAGGATTTCTACGGAAATACTGAACAATGGGAAAGCTTACAATGAACTGAAAGACCTTACCAAAAACATCGGAAACCGTTTAAGCGGTACCGAAGCTTATGAAAAATCTGTGAAATGGGCAGAACAGAAGCTTCGGGAAGCTGGAGCTGATAAAGTATGGCTGCAGGAAGTAATGATTCCGGTCTGGGTCAGGGGAAAAGAATCCCTGCAGATTAAAACCGCAGACGGACAGTGGAAGAAACTGAAAATGCTTTCTCTCGGAAATTCTGAAGGAACAGGCGGAAAAGATGTCTCCGGCGAGATTATTATGGTAAGATCATTGGAAGAATATGACACGCTTCCGGCAGATCAAGTAAAGGATAAGATCGTGTTCTTTAACTACCCTTTTAATCAGTCACATGTACAAACTTTTATTGCTTACCGGGAAGCTGGAGCATACAGGCGTTCGGCAGCTAATCTGACAGCTCAGAAAGGTGGAAAATTTGCCATCATCAGATCTTTATCTTCCGCCTTTGATGATGTTCCTCATACAGGCAATATGCGGTATGATGACAACGTTTCCAAAGTACCCGCGGTAACTATCGGAAACACAACTGCTGATGAACTGGAAGCCTTAATAAAAAATAAAAAAATTACAGCAAAGCTCAATTCCAGCTGCGGAATGAAAGGCGAGAAACTCTCCCATTCTGTGATTGGTGAAATTACCGGAAAAAAAGACCAGAGTGTAATTGTAGTCGGGGGACATCTGGATTCATGGGACGTAGGCGAAGGTGCCCATGATGACGGTGCCGGAATTGTACAAAGCATCGAGGTTTTAAGAACATTTAAAAAACTTGGAATTAAAAATAACCATACAATCCGGGCTGTATGTTTTGCAAATGAAGAAAACGGAACCAAAGGCGGCAAGCAACATGGAAAAACAGTAAAAGAAAGCAATGAAAAGCATCTTTTTGCCATAGAAACTGATGCAGGAGGTTTCTCTCCGAGAGGAATTTCACTGGAAATGGATGACAAAAACAGAAATCAGATCAAAAGCTGGGTGAATCTGTTCCTGCCTTACGGAGTATATAATTTTGAAGGCAAATATTCCGGATCGGATATCGCTCCGCTACATGAAATGGGGGTTCCCACCGCAGAGCTGGTTCCGGATCCGCAACGTTATTTCGACATTCATCATACAGAAGAAGACACTTTTGAAAAAGTCAACCGCAGAGAATTACTTCTCGGTGCGGCGGTAATGACACAGCTTATTTATATGATCGATAAAAATTGGTAA
- a CDS encoding retropepsin-like aspartic protease — protein MKKVLYTLLILSTTTLSAQGKKFFKSGEVKLQNPVEKINLRYANDLPFVQVSINGKPYNFLFDTGAPTVISTAVYTELGLEKKHTAKVKDSQKNKQEQIFTILPEMVVDKAVFKNVGAIVMDFSVSELSCFKIDGILGANQMAKLFWKINYAENSLEASEDLTQFNPADYDIVIPFSPRLQKTPVVETDLQGKKIDLTFDTGFSGRLKITDGAYDAQKALKSIGVYGTNSVGAYGAAKPAPGYIFRTAALPLGNKTFPNEIIATGNTSLIGNDFFKNFVFILDWSGNKIYMKQIKNEPAKLESFGFGYRFIDSKPTVAFVFQEENFPLKVGDTIISINNVNLNSLDKDGACHYFINRVENGQKTIDLKIRREGKEVQVRLEKKEFLSV, from the coding sequence ATGAAAAAAGTCCTCTACACGCTTCTTATTCTCTCCACAACAACTCTTTCCGCTCAGGGAAAGAAGTTCTTCAAAAGCGGAGAAGTAAAGCTTCAGAATCCTGTAGAAAAAATCAATCTCAGATATGCTAATGACCTGCCTTTTGTACAGGTAAGCATTAATGGGAAACCTTATAATTTTTTATTTGATACAGGAGCGCCTACGGTAATTTCTACAGCTGTATACACTGAGCTGGGACTTGAAAAAAAGCATACAGCTAAAGTAAAGGATTCCCAGAAAAATAAGCAGGAACAAATTTTTACCATTCTCCCGGAAATGGTTGTTGATAAAGCTGTTTTTAAAAATGTAGGGGCTATAGTAATGGACTTCAGCGTTTCTGAGCTAAGCTGCTTCAAAATTGATGGTATCCTGGGGGCTAACCAAATGGCAAAGCTTTTCTGGAAAATCAATTATGCAGAGAATTCACTTGAAGCTTCAGAAGACCTAACCCAATTTAATCCTGCAGATTATGATATTGTCATTCCTTTCAGTCCAAGGCTACAGAAAACGCCCGTTGTAGAAACCGATCTGCAGGGCAAAAAAATTGACCTTACGTTTGATACCGGATTTTCCGGAAGACTGAAGATCACAGATGGTGCCTATGACGCTCAAAAGGCATTAAAGAGTATAGGAGTCTACGGAACCAACTCTGTAGGTGCTTATGGGGCAGCAAAACCCGCACCGGGATATATTTTCAGAACGGCAGCTCTGCCATTAGGGAACAAAACCTTCCCGAATGAAATAATTGCCACCGGAAATACAAGCCTGATCGGAAATGATTTCTTTAAAAACTTTGTTTTCATCCTTGATTGGTCCGGAAACAAAATTTACATGAAACAGATTAAAAATGAACCTGCCAAGCTGGAGTCTTTCGGTTTCGGTTACCGTTTTATAGATTCAAAACCAACAGTGGCCTTTGTATTTCAGGAAGAAAATTTTCCGTTAAAGGTAGGAGATACCATTATCAGCATCAATAACGTGAATCTGAACAGCCTTGACAAAGACGGTGCCTGCCACTACTTTATCAATAGAGTGGAAAACGGGCAGAAAACAATTGATCTGAAGATTAGGAGAGAAGGAAAGGAAGTGCAGGTGAGGCTTGAAAAGAAGGAGTTTCTGAGCGTTTGA
- a CDS encoding NUDIX domain-containing protein — translation MIDKINIRVYACAVKDKKVLTLFEEYAGEPLMKFPGGGLEFGEGLLECLHREFDEELNVKIEIVEHFYTQEDFLVSRFRENEQLLTIYYIVNITNEEDFLILDPCIEKTEWIDIDRPDNPFPLPIDKIVFDKLKEKFL, via the coding sequence ATGATTGATAAGATCAACATTAGAGTGTATGCATGTGCAGTAAAAGACAAAAAAGTACTGACCCTGTTTGAAGAATATGCCGGTGAACCTTTAATGAAATTTCCGGGAGGAGGCCTGGAATTCGGGGAAGGACTTTTGGAATGCCTTCACAGAGAATTTGATGAAGAGCTGAATGTAAAAATAGAAATTGTAGAGCATTTTTATACTCAGGAAGATTTCTTGGTTTCACGTTTCAGAGAAAACGAGCAGCTGCTTACCATATATTATATAGTAAATATTACTAATGAAGAAGATTTCCTGATCCTTGATCCCTGCATTGAAAAAACGGAGTGGATTGATATCGACAGACCAGACAACCCTTTTCCTCTGCCGATAGATAAAATTGTATTTGACAAGTTAAAAGAAAAATTCCTGTAA
- the mnmD gene encoding tRNA (5-methylaminomethyl-2-thiouridine)(34)-methyltransferase MnmD, translating into MKREIKTTNDGSKTLFINDLNENYHSHHGALQEAEHVFIKNGLNQLNDYEINILELGFGTGLNVLVTINEYLKTDKNHVINYFSLEKYPINESEINDLAYFEHFDNPEFKNIYQKIHQADWGKPTEIIKGFNLKKIECDFFDLKDIDLPEINLVYYDCFGARVQPDLWEKPLFEMVSDKMSVNGLLTTYSSKGSVRRILQELNFKVEKKQGPPGKREMINAVKQ; encoded by the coding sequence TTGAAAAGAGAAATTAAGACCACAAACGACGGTAGTAAAACATTGTTTATCAATGATTTAAATGAAAACTACCATTCTCATCACGGAGCGCTGCAGGAAGCTGAACACGTGTTTATCAAAAATGGACTAAATCAATTAAATGATTACGAAATTAATATTTTAGAACTCGGTTTTGGAACAGGTTTGAATGTTTTGGTGACAATTAATGAATATTTAAAAACTGACAAAAATCATGTCATTAATTACTTTTCCCTTGAAAAATACCCGATAAATGAATCCGAAATTAATGATCTTGCCTATTTCGAGCATTTTGATAACCCGGAATTCAAAAATATTTATCAAAAAATTCATCAGGCAGACTGGGGGAAACCGACAGAAATCATTAAAGGTTTTAATCTAAAAAAGATAGAATGTGACTTCTTTGACCTGAAAGACATAGACTTACCTGAAATCAACCTTGTTTATTATGACTGTTTCGGAGCGAGAGTACAGCCGGACCTATGGGAAAAACCACTTTTCGAGATGGTTTCCGACAAAATGTCCGTTAACGGATTATTAACAACCTATTCTTCTAAAGGAAGTGTAAGAAGAATTCTCCAGGAACTGAATTTTAAAGTAGAGAAAAAACAGGGGCCGCCGGGAAAACGGGAAATGATTAATGCAGTGAAGCAGTAG
- a CDS encoding spondin domain-containing protein has product MQFVKFKLPLGLLSMLSVLAVSSCSSDDDGEMLVNDTATITVENVIEGKALTQYGTFQNTGSSPIINPGESASFTFYAGKGQAVSFAAMYGNSNDLFFAPANPGIMLYQNNGDPVTGDVSSQIKLWDNGTRVNEVPGSTVTHPGTAETNVKNIAEVAGTDDQGHAYLPASQLLKAEITHEGGTKFTLKLTNTSGGTANATPISAGVWAVSHISGTTLLKQDPIFSPGKPSANGLTDLAETGKTTPLEQYLTGVTGPNSAFSPVLVVVYSGNDNPIFKTGENDRGQGLKELSQQGNADVLAAFLKTKPGVKQVFVLKDPATGILQPRINGNDGGKASQVISAQKGDRIALATMYLQSNDWFIAATNNGVDGSTRGDISSIMGLFDSGTLESSFPGAHIGSGPAQAESQPVQQLANPNQFNTLPSLPQMIKVTIQ; this is encoded by the coding sequence ATGCAATTCGTGAAGTTCAAATTACCTCTTGGTCTGCTTTCTATGCTAAGTGTCTTGGCGGTCTCCTCATGCAGCAGTGATGATGACGGAGAGATGCTGGTCAATGACACGGCCACCATAACCGTGGAGAATGTAATTGAAGGTAAAGCTCTGACACAATACGGAACTTTCCAGAATACAGGTTCATCACCCATTATTAACCCTGGAGAATCGGCTTCTTTTACTTTTTATGCAGGAAAAGGACAGGCGGTGAGTTTTGCAGCGATGTACGGAAACAGTAATGATCTTTTTTTTGCACCCGCCAATCCGGGAATAATGCTCTATCAGAACAACGGCGATCCGGTAACAGGAGATGTATCTTCACAAATCAAACTCTGGGACAACGGAACACGCGTCAATGAAGTTCCGGGATCTACAGTTACCCATCCGGGTACAGCAGAAACTAATGTGAAAAATATTGCCGAAGTTGCAGGAACAGATGACCAGGGACATGCTTACCTACCTGCTTCACAGTTGTTAAAGGCAGAAATAACTCATGAAGGAGGAACAAAATTCACATTGAAATTAACCAATACCTCAGGCGGCACAGCTAATGCAACCCCAATCAGTGCCGGAGTCTGGGCTGTTTCCCATATTTCAGGAACAACACTTCTGAAACAGGATCCTATCTTCTCTCCCGGTAAACCCTCGGCCAATGGTTTGACGGATCTTGCTGAAACCGGAAAAACAACACCATTAGAGCAATACCTTACAGGCGTTACAGGTCCTAATTCTGCATTCTCACCTGTTTTGGTTGTAGTATACAGCGGTAATGATAATCCTATCTTTAAAACAGGCGAAAACGATAGAGGCCAAGGCTTAAAAGAACTTTCCCAGCAAGGTAATGCTGATGTTCTGGCAGCTTTTCTGAAAACAAAGCCCGGTGTAAAACAGGTATTCGTTCTTAAAGATCCGGCAACAGGTATTTTACAGCCCAGAATAAACGGCAACGATGGCGGTAAAGCCTCACAGGTAATATCTGCACAAAAAGGAGACCGTATTGCTTTGGCAACAATGTATTTACAATCCAATGACTGGTTTATTGCAGCTACCAATAATGGGGTAGACGGTTCTACACGAGGTGATATTTCTTCCATTATGGGACTTTTTGACAGCGGAACCCTGGAAAGTTCCTTTCCCGGTGCACACATAGGATCGGGGCCGGCGCAGGCTGAAAGCCAGCCGGTACAGCAGCTTGCCAACCCGAATCAGTTCAATACACTTCCTTCACTTCCGCAAATGATTAAAGTGACGATTCAATAA
- a CDS encoding peptidylprolyl isomerase translates to MNVDKETYEGLHDGLYANLQTSKGNLIVQFEDKKAPVTVANFIGLAEGKIDNKAKAKGVPYYDGTIFHRVIKDFMIQGGDPQGTGMGDPGYKFEDEKNDLKHTGKGILSMANSGPNTNGSQFFITEVATPWLDGRHTIFGKVVKGNDVIDAIANVEKGAQDKPKTDIVLEKVSVFSKGDEYKNYDAAKTFTEGKAKIAENNKAYIAKEEAERKKKEEEFKANQEKMVENLKAGMQKTESGLYYKITKTVAGGKAPKAGDNVSVHYAGKLIDGTEFDSSFKRNEPIEIPIGMGRVIKGWDEGILLLKEGETATLLIPPAMAYGERGAGGVIPPNAWLVFDVELVKVQ, encoded by the coding sequence ATGAACGTAGACAAAGAAACTTACGAAGGTCTTCATGACGGACTTTATGCAAACCTTCAGACTTCTAAAGGAAACCTGATCGTGCAGTTCGAAGACAAAAAAGCACCGGTAACTGTAGCCAATTTTATTGGTCTTGCAGAAGGAAAAATAGATAACAAAGCAAAGGCAAAAGGAGTTCCTTATTATGATGGAACTATTTTCCACAGAGTGATCAAAGATTTCATGATCCAGGGAGGTGATCCTCAGGGAACAGGAATGGGAGATCCGGGATATAAATTCGAGGACGAGAAAAACGACCTTAAGCATACAGGTAAAGGAATCCTTTCTATGGCCAACTCAGGACCTAACACCAACGGTTCTCAGTTTTTCATCACTGAAGTGGCTACTCCGTGGTTAGACGGAAGACACACTATCTTCGGAAAAGTGGTTAAAGGTAACGATGTGATCGATGCGATCGCTAACGTAGAAAAAGGAGCTCAGGACAAGCCTAAAACAGATATTGTTTTAGAAAAAGTATCAGTTTTCAGCAAAGGAGATGAATACAAAAACTACGATGCAGCAAAAACTTTCACTGAAGGAAAAGCTAAAATCGCAGAAAACAACAAAGCTTATATCGCTAAAGAAGAAGCCGAGAGAAAGAAAAAAGAAGAGGAATTCAAAGCGAACCAGGAAAAAATGGTGGAAAACCTTAAAGCTGGAATGCAGAAAACTGAATCCGGATTATATTACAAAATCACTAAAACAGTTGCAGGAGGAAAAGCTCCTAAAGCCGGTGACAATGTATCTGTACACTATGCAGGGAAATTAATCGACGGAACAGAATTCGATTCTTCATTCAAAAGAAACGAGCCTATCGAAATTCCAATCGGAATGGGAAGAGTAATCAAAGGATGGGATGAAGGTATCCTATTGCTTAAAGAAGGCGAAACTGCTACTTTATTAATCCCGCCGGCAATGGCTTACGGAGAAAGAGGAGCAGGAGGTGTTATTCCGCCAAATGCTTGGTTAGTTTTCGATGTTGAGCTTGTGAAAGTGCAATAA
- a CDS encoding M20/M25/M40 family metallo-hydrolase, whose protein sequence is MKKIIGTSLLFLGMAAFGQSKEDSVQFSKISTEILNNGKGYTDLKDLTKNIGHRLSGSPAYEKSVKWAEQKLREAGADKVWLQEVMVPVWTRGKESLQIKTSDGKWKNLKMLSLGNSEGTGGKDVSGEIIAVKSMEEYDKLPADQVKDKIVFFNYPFSQSFVETFRGYSDAAKYRVTAAALTAKKGGKFAIIRSLSSAFDDVPHTGAMRYEDKVSKIPAVAIGATTADELEALLKTQKVTAKLNSNCGMKGEKLSHSVIGEITGNKDQSVIVVGGHLDSWDVGEGAHDDGTGIVQSIEVLRTFKKLGLKNNHTIRVVCFANEENGVKGGIQYGKTAKEKNEKHLFAIESDAGGFAPRGISLEMDDEKRNRIKSWAGLFLPYGVYNFEGKYSGTDIYPLHDMGVPTAELVPDSQRYFDIHHTEEDTFEKVNRRELLLGATAMTQLIYMIDKNW, encoded by the coding sequence ATGAAAAAGATAATCGGAACTTCATTATTATTCCTGGGAATGGCGGCTTTTGGCCAGTCCAAAGAAGATTCTGTCCAGTTCAGTAAAATCTCCACAGAAATCCTGAACAACGGAAAAGGCTATACAGACCTTAAAGATTTAACTAAAAATATCGGCCACCGTTTAAGCGGTTCTCCAGCCTATGAAAAATCTGTAAAATGGGCAGAACAGAAACTTCGTGAAGCCGGTGCCGATAAAGTATGGCTTCAGGAAGTAATGGTTCCTGTCTGGACCCGCGGAAAAGAATCCCTGCAGATCAAAACCTCTGACGGCAAATGGAAGAACCTGAAAATGCTTTCTCTCGGAAATTCTGAAGGTACCGGCGGAAAAGATGTTTCCGGCGAGATCATCGCCGTAAAATCTATGGAAGAATATGACAAGCTTCCTGCAGATCAAGTAAAGGATAAGATCGTGTTCTTTAACTACCCTTTCAGCCAGTCTTTTGTAGAAACATTCAGAGGCTACAGCGACGCTGCAAAATACAGGGTGACGGCCGCTGCTTTAACAGCTAAAAAAGGAGGTAAGTTTGCCATCATCAGATCTCTTTCTTCCGCTTTTGACGATGTTCCGCATACCGGAGCCATGCGTTATGAAGATAAAGTTTCAAAAATTCCTGCCGTAGCCATCGGAGCAACAACTGCGGATGAACTTGAAGCTCTTTTAAAGACACAGAAAGTCACTGCAAAGCTTAATTCCAACTGCGGAATGAAAGGGGAAAAACTCTCCCATTCTGTGATTGGTGAAATCACCGGCAATAAAGACCAGAGTGTGATTGTAGTTGGCGGACATCTGGATTCATGGGACGTAGGTGAAGGTGCTCATGATGACGGAACCGGAATTGTACAAAGCATTGAGGTTTTAAGAACATTCAAAAAACTGGGGCTTAAAAACAATCACACGATCAGGGTGGTTTGCTTTGCCAATGAAGAAAATGGTGTAAAAGGAGGTATACAATATGGAAAAACGGCCAAGGAAAAGAACGAGAAGCATCTTTTTGCTATAGAATCCGATGCCGGTGGCTTTGCTCCGAGAGGAATTTCATTGGAAATGGATGATGAAAAGAGAAACCGGATTAAAAGCTGGGCCGGTTTATTTTTACCATACGGGGTTTATAATTTTGAAGGAAAATATTCCGGAACAGATATTTACCCGCTTCATGATATGGGTGTCCCTACCGCAGAGCTGGTACCGGATTCCCAGAGATATTTTGATATCCACCACACAGAAGAAGATACCTTTGAAAAGGTAAACAGAAGGGAGCTTCTTTTAGGAGCCACTGCTATGACCCAGCTTATTTATATGATTGATAAAAACTGGTAG